In Paracoccus fistulariae, a single window of DNA contains:
- a CDS encoding acyl-CoA transferase, with protein MPTIRETVLAALHARLQPLAALTLRDEVLPERIPAAGLIILRDGQPGEPEVTLSPLRYHYQHRAELEVVVQAGTGRASAFDDLITAIGTALEADRTLGGLCDWVEPEATASVDLPVEGAAALKAAVITIVLHYTTTGPLA; from the coding sequence ATGCCCACCATCCGCGAAACCGTCCTCGCCGCGCTGCACGCGCGGTTGCAGCCGCTTGCCGCCCTCACCCTGCGTGACGAGGTTCTGCCCGAGCGGATCCCGGCGGCCGGGCTGATCATCCTGCGCGACGGCCAGCCCGGCGAGCCGGAGGTGACGCTGTCGCCCCTGCGCTACCACTATCAGCACCGGGCCGAGCTGGAGGTCGTCGTTCAGGCGGGCACTGGCCGGGCCAGCGCCTTCGATGACCTGATCACCGCCATCGGTACGGCGCTGGAGGCCGACCGGACGCTCGGCGGCCTCTGTGACTGGGTCGAACCGGAGGCCACGGCCTCGGTCGATCTGCCGGTCGAGGGCGCCGCGGCCCTTAAGGCGGCGGTGATCACTATCGTCCTGCATTACACCACCACCGGCCCGCTGGCCTGA
- a CDS encoding DUF7697 family protein, which produces MGAALSLAQALGINPLITVELLPEIEAVMVRKLNEQMVNAEGAGIRP; this is translated from the coding sequence ATGGGTGCCGCGCTTTCACTGGCGCAGGCGCTGGGCATCAACCCCCTGATCACCGTCGAACTGCTGCCCGAGATCGAGGCGGTGATGGTGCGCAAACTCAACGAGCAGATGGTCAATGCCGAAGGAGCAGGGATCAGGCCTTGA
- a CDS encoding phage tail tube protein yields the protein MARAHGARAQMALAFETVYGTPPASGYRLMPFASTTLGSEQPLIASELLGQGRDPLAPIKDAVTADGDVVVPIDVDAFGFWLKAAFGAPTTTGTTPKTHTFQSGNWTLPSMAIEVAMPEVPRFAMYAGCVMDQLSWQMNRSGLLTATARLIAQGEAIAATTAAGTPTALGLQRFGHFNGVVKRNGTALGNVVSAEITYANGLDRIETIRNDGKIEGADPGMAALTGRIEVRFADSALVTQAIDGTPCELEFAYSLGANASLTFTAHAVYLPVPRIEIPGPQGIQASFDWQAAKATSPARMCTAVLVNSVTGY from the coding sequence ATGGCACGCGCACACGGCGCGCGGGCGCAGATGGCGCTTGCGTTCGAGACGGTTTACGGCACCCCGCCCGCGAGCGGCTATCGGCTGATGCCCTTCGCAAGCACCACGCTCGGATCAGAACAGCCGCTGATCGCCTCGGAGCTTCTGGGCCAGGGGCGCGATCCGTTGGCCCCGATCAAGGACGCGGTCACCGCCGACGGCGATGTGGTGGTGCCGATCGATGTCGATGCCTTCGGCTTCTGGCTGAAGGCGGCTTTCGGCGCCCCGACCACGACGGGGACCACGCCCAAGACCCACACCTTCCAGTCGGGCAACTGGACCCTGCCCTCGATGGCCATCGAAGTGGCGATGCCGGAAGTGCCACGGTTCGCGATGTATGCGGGCTGCGTGATGGACCAGTTGTCCTGGCAGATGAACCGCTCAGGGCTGCTGACCGCGACCGCCCGGCTGATCGCGCAGGGCGAGGCCATCGCGGCCACCACGGCCGCGGGCACGCCGACTGCGCTGGGCTTGCAGCGCTTCGGCCATTTCAACGGCGTGGTGAAGCGCAACGGCACGGCGCTGGGCAATGTCGTCTCGGCCGAGATCACCTATGCCAATGGCCTCGACCGGATCGAAACCATCCGCAACGACGGCAAGATCGAGGGCGCCGATCCCGGCATGGCCGCGCTGACCGGCCGGATCGAGGTCCGTTTCGCCGATAGCGCCCTCGTCACCCAAGCCATCGACGGCACGCCCTGCGAGCTTGAGTTCGCCTACAGCCTCGGGGCCAATGCCAGCCTCACCTTCACAGCCCATGCCGTCTACCTGCCGGTCCCGCGGATCGAGATCCCCGGGCCGCAGGGCATCCAGGCCAGTTTCGACTGGCAGGCCGCGAAGGCCACCAGCCCCGCCCGGATGTGCACCGCCGTCCTCGTCAACTCCGTCACGGGATACTGA